Proteins encoded by one window of Vitis vinifera cultivar Pinot Noir 40024 chromosome 10, ASM3070453v1:
- the LOC100263531 gene encoding uncharacterized protein LOC100263531 gives MALSSAFRERLEQMEHSRNQRLSLLQAEKDLQANKSQVLAAKFANIRAMERRCLVLEQKIASQNFKISATRSEIESLVSKYNLDLQQLRVLKSEVCELEELENEKERFYGLKESEMKEFNAQVERFVLECRKQVEELRNRLNELKLRFMDPQGKNRYLDNFQIAAAEMRKSELLAEKENLDRSLATNYQIRAQLQKQLQNILIMQNQKRMKLTQFPDRSSNSKS, from the exons ATGGCGCTCTCATCTGCATTCAGAGAGAGGCTTGAACAGATGGAACATTCCAGAAACCAAAGGCTCTCTCTCCTTCAG GCCGAGAAAGATCTACAAGCGAACAAATCTCAGGTCTTAGCAGCGAAGTTCGCAAACATCAGAGCAATGGAACGGCGGTGCTTGGTGCTGGAGCAGAAGATCGCGTCACAGAACTTTAAGATCTCAGCTACCAGATCCGAAATTGAGAGCCTCGTTTCGAAATATAATTTGGACTTGCAACAGCTTAG GGTTTTGAAGAGTGAGGTATGTGAGCTCGAGGAGTTGGAGAATGAGAAGGAGAGGTTTTATGGCTTGAAGGAGTCTGAAATGAAGGAGTTCAACGCACAAGTGGAGAGGTTTGTTTTGGAATGTCGGAAGCAGGTGGAAGAATTGAGAAACCGCCTAAATGAG CTCAAGTTGCGTTTTATGGATCCTCAAGGCAAGAACAGATATTTGGATAATTTTCAGATAGCTGCAGCTGAGATGAGGAAGTCAGAGCTTTTAGCTGAGAAGGAGAATTTGGATAGAAGCTTGGCCACTAATTACCAAATAAGAGCGCAGTTACAAAAGCAGCTTCAGAATATATTAATTATGCAAAACCAAAAGAGAATGAAGCTAACACAGTTTCCTGACAGAAGCTCAAATAGCAAGTCTTGA
- the LOC100258387 gene encoding glucan endo-1,3-beta-glucosidase 11: MAATFMSRISMFHAFILSALFFSDCGFLRGVASFGINYGQIGNNLPQPEKVLDLLSSLKITKTKIYDTNPQILTAFANSGIELIVTVENDKLSDLTDPQQALQWVSSRIKPYFPATKITGIAVGNEIFTGDDMTLMSYLVPAMISIHGALVQLGLESYIQVSTPNSLAVLAESYPPSAGSFQGELTGVMSQFLRFLSNTKSPFWINAYPYFAYKDSPTQISLDYVLFNPNSGMVDPYTKLHYDNMLYAQVDAVICAIARMGFEGLEVKVTETGWPSKGDVDEVGATVENAAIYNRNLLRRQLENEGTPLRPNMRLEVYLFALFNEDLKPGPTSERNYGLYQPDGTMAYNVGLSALSTTSSTATISLTSSATKAANKGYLYQSLVYWMFVYLLAFQVFMTTRPF; encoded by the exons ATGGCTGCAACATTTATGAGCAGAATCTCCATGTTCCATGCTTTTATTCTATCAGCTCTCTTTTTCTCAG ATTGTGGCTTTCTACGAGGAGTTGCGTCTTTTGGCATCAACTACGGCCAAATTGGCAACAATCTGCCGCAGCCGGAGAAGGTCCTGGATCTCCTCAGCTCGCTAAAGATCACAAAAACGAAAATTTACGACACGAATCCTCAAATTTTGACTGCATTTGCCAACTCCGGTATCGAACTCATTGTGACAGTTGAGAACGACAAGCTAAGCGACTTAACGGACCCCCAGCAAGCCCTTCAATGGGTGAGCAGCCGCATTAAGCCATACTTTCCGGCCACGAAGATCACTGGAATTGCGGTTGGAAATGAGATATTCACCGGAGACGACATGACACTAATGTCATATCTGGTACCAGCCATGATCAGCATTCATGGAGCTTTAGTTCAACTAGGACTGGAGTCTTACATCCAAGTTTCAACCCCTAATTCGCTAGCCGTTCTTGCCGAGTCGTACCCACCTTCGGCTGGCAGCTTCCAAGGCGAGCTCACCGGAGTCATGTCACAATTTTTACGGTTCTTGTCCAACACCAAGTCACCCTTTTGGATCAATGCATACCCTTATTTTGCTTATAAAGATAGCCCAACTCAGATTTCTTTGGACTATGTCCTCTTTAACCCTAATTCAGGGATGGTTGATCCTTACACCAAGCTACACTATGACAACATGCTCTATGCTCAGGTAGATGCAGTTATTTGTGCAATTGCTAGGATGGGCTTTGAAGGGTTGGAAGTTAAGGTAACAGAGACTGGGTGGCCGTCGAAAGGGGACGTAGATGAAGTTGGTGCAACTGTGGAAAATGCGGCTATCTACAACAGAAATTTGCTAAGAAGGCAATTAGAAAATGAAGGGACCCCATTGAGGCCTAATATGAGGCTGGAAGTTTATTTGTTTGCTTTGTTCAATGAGGATTTGAAGCCTGGGCCGACCTCCGAGAGGAATTATGGTCTTTATCAACCTGATGGAACCATGGCTTACAATGTGGGGCTTTCGGCCTTATCAACTACTTCATCAACCGCCACCATTTCTCTTACTTCATCAGCCACCAAG GCTGCAAACAAGGGATACCTATATCAAAGCTTGGTGTACTGGATGTTTGTATATTTGCTGGCTTTCCAAGTTTTTATGACAACAAGACCATTTTAA